In the Purpureocillium takamizusanense chromosome 5, complete sequence genome, one interval contains:
- a CDS encoding uncharacterized protein (TransMembrane:1 (o43-63i)): MFQSSPPSTTQTQQQQQQLDPAPLQEEHWGTVQVLRKGWRSGFFFLAVIIFFFVVVINALFVGSCKLEMSTSSIITFSFFFCFHNRSPGSFVFPSRWLFNLPPRRIESNPVLPLFSRCHHRLESSLLPPPSD; this comes from the coding sequence ATGTTTCAGTcgtccccgccgtcgacaacgcagactcagcagcagcagcagcagctggaccCGGCGCCACTCCAAGAAGAACATTGGGGGACTGTCCAAGTGTTGAGAAAAGGATGGCGGTcaggttttttttttttggccgtcatcatcttcttcttcgttgTCGTCATCAACGCCCTCTTTGTCGGCAGTTGCAAGCTCGAGATGTCAACCTCATCCATAATTaccttttctttctttttctgCTTCCACAATCGGTCTCCTGGTAGTTTCGTATTTCCTTCCCGGTGGCTTTTCAACTTGCCTCCGCGTCGCATTGAAAGTAACCCTGTTCTGCCACTTTTTTcccgctgccaccaccgacTTGAATCGAGTctgctcccccccccaagcgACTAG
- a CDS encoding uncharacterized protein (EggNog:ENOG503NX9D), whose product MEEPAAEKRSVSTPAADDDDDANKSSTATNHRTASPAPSAKAAAAPDAATQAATLAEREVAAAKTAAEQQQQQQQKRRDASPQQDRPQAPTPPAEPRLHQESQEEEPEARSYERSTSKPLVESPERDDNDDNDGDERPPTGAATDSVQPNGHKSNGVAEDGEAESELSEPDSNLHSPPTAAPVADPEDEIIVEARADKEQKPQVPAPAPANEDAVMEDAQDEAAVSHYPKRKRTSLYPDLSETKMENSQTAPAAPAAPPTARDARKPRVPRETSVKAALLGSWRDSPVPEPERRHAVIGFIDVRERLRTRVQPHTTAGDPIDDYRLPPGPGGSWVTFERIVFAEHLVGLDHSQIKEYVRLVAQMQAGQSMEMSDEQLVREAIACAKANPAYENPVVAPSIAYGLELPDRGSSRPESKRRKTSTGFAAINTNSADAATPPPDSAKALTPPQSMASHQTRFSVDPLPGTRPTRILLGYWKPSSEPDPRDRHAVYGILGQNDMFRVKVVRETRDGRYVDGNFPVGAGALWIQYDEVEFEDHLKALQRSEIKEYCRVRQYQLDNGETPDQRIENETKAVFDAQARAGSGLKISSNAASFSTVASAGADGDATSRSGYGGHELRQSRRIEPRPDGRNLRHSLNENDLRSTQQRAQVSGNAAALERTNAMARRELARAEAAQVRADRHATNRERAAAAAAAADATTAAAAAAAATSVSMTNGRVLFHESDDVQRLNDVWERQETLRVKAGAEEAKFYDGVKYERKPTGPFVGKLVSQGTIINIEGDDYVEYRVLLKPSFF is encoded by the exons atggaggaACCCGCTGCCGAGAAGCGCAGCGTGTCCACGccggctgccgacgacgacgacgacgcgaacAAGTCGTCTACTGCTACTAATCACCGCAccgcgtcgccagcgccttcAGCcaaagctgccgccgcgcccgacgCTGCAACGCAGGCCGCAACTCTGGCCGAACGAGAGGTAgccgcggccaagacggcagccgagcaacagcaacagcaacagcagaaGCGTCGGGACGCATCACCGCAACAGGACCGCCCGCAGGCCCctacgccgccggccgagccgCGGCTTCATCAAGAGTCCCAAGAGGAGGAGCCCGAGGCCCGTTCTTATGAGCGGAGCACCAGCAAGCCTCTGGTTGAGTCGCCAGAGCGTgatgacaacgacgacaacgacggtgATGAGCGTCCGCCGACTGGCGCCGCTACGGACTCTGT GCAGCCCAACGGCCACAAAAGCAACggcgtggccgaggacggaGAGGCGGAGAGCGAACTGAGCGAACCCGACAGCAATCTTCACTCGCCACCCACTGCGGCGCCTGTCGCTGACCCCGAAGACGAGATAATCGTCGAGGCCCGTGCCGACAAGGAGCAGAAGCCCCAGGTCCCCGCACCTGCGCCGGCCAACGAGGATGCCGTAATGGAAGACGCCCAAGACGAAGCTGCAGTCTCTCATTACCCCAAACGGAAGCGCACCTCGCTGTATCCTGACCTGAGTGAGACTAAGATGGAAAACTCGCAAACGGCGCCCGCTGCACCAGCTGCTCCCCCCACCGCCAGGGACGCCAGGAAGCCCAGGGTGCCTAGAGAAACCTCGGTCAAGGCCGCCCTTCTTGGCTCCTGGAGAGATTCCCCCGTTCCCGAGCCTGAGCGCCGACACGCTGTTATCGGCTTCATCGACGTGCGCGAACGGCTCCGCACCCGCGTCCAGCCACACACTACTGCCGGTGACCCCATTGACGACTATCGGCTGCCTCCTGGGcctggcggcagctgggtCACGTTCGAGCGCATTGTCTTCGCCGAGCACCTGGTCGGGCTGGATCACTCCCAGATCAAAGAGTATGTCCGGCTGGTTGCCCagatgcaggcaggccagtCAATGGAGATGTCAGACGAACAGCTCGTCAGAGAGGCCATAGCCTGCGCCAAGGCAAACCCGGCGTACGAGAATCCCGTCGTGGCGCCCTCGATTGCCTATGGTTTGGAGCTGCCTGATCGCGGATCGTCTCGCCCCGAATCAAAGCGCCGGAAGACGAGCACGGGCTTTGCCGCCATCAACACCAACTCGGCTGACGCTGCCACACCTCCTCCAGACTCGGCAAAAGCCTTGACTCCGCCTCAGTCAATGGCGTCGCACCAGACTCGCTTCTCAGTCGACCCTCTCCCAGGAACCCGCCCGACACGCATCCTGCTCGGATACTGGAAGCCGTCCAGTGAGCCTGATCCCAGAGATCGACACGCCGTCTACGGGATCCTCGGACAGAATGACATGTTCAGGGTCAAAGTGGTTCGAGAGACGCGGGACGGTCGCTACGTCGACGGCAACTTCCCGGTGGGCGCGGGAGCCCTCTGGATTCAGTACGATGAGGTCGAGTTTGAAGACCACCTCAAGGCTCTCCAACGCTCTGAGATCAAGGAGTACTGCCGCGTCCGACAGTACCAGCTTGATAATGGCGAGACGCCGGACCAGAGGATCGAAAACGAGACCAAGGCGGTCTTTGACGCACAGGCCCGTGCCGGAAGCGGTCTCAAGATTTCTAGTAACGCAGCGAGCTTCAGCACAGTTGCgtctgccggcgccgatggtgaCGCGACATCCCGGTCTGGCTACGGCGGTCATGAACTGCGTCAATCTCGCAGGATCGAGCCCCGGCCAGACGGCCGTAACCTCCGCCATTCCCTCAACGAAAACGATTTACGATCGACTCAGCAGCGCGCCCAGGTCAGTGGTAacgcggccgccctcgagcgaaCCAACGCCATGGCGCGGCGGGAACTCGCCAgagccgaggccgcccaggtCCGCGCCGATCGTCACGCTACGAAccgcgagcgcgcggccgcggctgcagctgctgcagatgctaccaccgctgccgctgctgccgcggccgcgacgtctGTGTCGATGACAAACGGCCGCGTCCTGTTCCACGAGTCGGACGATGTGCAGCGACTCAACGACGTCTGGGAGCGCCAGGAGACGCTGCGTGTTAAGGCCGGCGCAGAGGAGGCCAAGTTCTACGACGGTGTCAAGTACGAGCGCAAGCCTACCGGCCCATTTGTTGGCAAGCTCGTCTCGCAGGGCACCATTATCAACATTGAAGGCGATGACTATGTCGAGTACCGTGTTCTCCTCAAGCCCTCCTTCTTTTAA
- a CDS encoding uncharacterized protein (EggNog:ENOG503NX9D) produces the protein MKSDDKCRHRGPADQSSLSPTTATYIPIRQPNGHKSNGVAEDGEAESELSEPDSNLHSPPTAAPVADPEDEIIVEARADKEQKPQVPAPAPANEDAVMEDAQDEAAVSHYPKRKRTSLYPDLSETKMENSQTAPAAPAAPPTARDARKPRVPRETSVKAALLGSWRDSPVPEPERRHAVIGFIDVRERLRTRVQPHTTAGDPIDDYRLPPGPGGSWVTFERIVFAEHLVGLDHSQIKEYVRLVAQMQAGQSMEMSDEQLVREAIACAKANPAYENPVVAPSIAYGLELPDRGSSRPESKRRKTSTGFAAINTNSADAATPPPDSAKALTPPQSMASHQTRFSVDPLPGTRPTRILLGYWKPSSEPDPRDRHAVYGILGQNDMFRVKVVRETRDGRYVDGNFPVGAGALWIQYDEVEFEDHLKALQRSEIKEYCRVRQYQLDNGETPDQRIENETKAVFDAQARAGSGLKISSNAASFSTVASAGADGDATSRSGYGGHELRQSRRIEPRPDGRNLRHSLNENDLRSTQQRAQVSGNAAALERTNAMARRELARAEAAQVRADRHATNRERAAAAAAAADATTAAAAAAAATSVSMTNGRVLFHESDDVQRLNDVWERQETLRVKAGAEEAKFYDGVKYERKPTGPFVGKLVSQGTIINIEGDDYVEYRVLLKPSFF, from the coding sequence ATGAAATCCGATGACAAGTGTCGTCACCGCGGCCCAGCCGATCAATCCAGCCTGTCTCCAACTACAGCAACTTACATACCCATCAGGCAGCCCAACGGCCACAAAAGCAACggcgtggccgaggacggaGAGGCGGAGAGCGAACTGAGCGAACCCGACAGCAATCTTCACTCGCCACCCACTGCGGCGCCTGTCGCTGACCCCGAAGACGAGATAATCGTCGAGGCCCGTGCCGACAAGGAGCAGAAGCCCCAGGTCCCCGCACCTGCGCCGGCCAACGAGGATGCCGTAATGGAAGACGCCCAAGACGAAGCTGCAGTCTCTCATTACCCCAAACGGAAGCGCACCTCGCTGTATCCTGACCTGAGTGAGACTAAGATGGAAAACTCGCAAACGGCGCCCGCTGCACCAGCTGCTCCCCCCACCGCCAGGGACGCCAGGAAGCCCAGGGTGCCTAGAGAAACCTCGGTCAAGGCCGCCCTTCTTGGCTCCTGGAGAGATTCCCCCGTTCCCGAGCCTGAGCGCCGACACGCTGTTATCGGCTTCATCGACGTGCGCGAACGGCTCCGCACCCGCGTCCAGCCACACACTACTGCCGGTGACCCCATTGACGACTATCGGCTGCCTCCTGGGcctggcggcagctgggtCACGTTCGAGCGCATTGTCTTCGCCGAGCACCTGGTCGGGCTGGATCACTCCCAGATCAAAGAGTATGTCCGGCTGGTTGCCCagatgcaggcaggccagtCAATGGAGATGTCAGACGAACAGCTCGTCAGAGAGGCCATAGCCTGCGCCAAGGCAAACCCGGCGTACGAGAATCCCGTCGTGGCGCCCTCGATTGCCTATGGTTTGGAGCTGCCTGATCGCGGATCGTCTCGCCCCGAATCAAAGCGCCGGAAGACGAGCACGGGCTTTGCCGCCATCAACACCAACTCGGCTGACGCTGCCACACCTCCTCCAGACTCGGCAAAAGCCTTGACTCCGCCTCAGTCAATGGCGTCGCACCAGACTCGCTTCTCAGTCGACCCTCTCCCAGGAACCCGCCCGACACGCATCCTGCTCGGATACTGGAAGCCGTCCAGTGAGCCTGATCCCAGAGATCGACACGCCGTCTACGGGATCCTCGGACAGAATGACATGTTCAGGGTCAAAGTGGTTCGAGAGACGCGGGACGGTCGCTACGTCGACGGCAACTTCCCGGTGGGCGCGGGAGCCCTCTGGATTCAGTACGATGAGGTCGAGTTTGAAGACCACCTCAAGGCTCTCCAACGCTCTGAGATCAAGGAGTACTGCCGCGTCCGACAGTACCAGCTTGATAATGGCGAGACGCCGGACCAGAGGATCGAAAACGAGACCAAGGCGGTCTTTGACGCACAGGCCCGTGCCGGAAGCGGTCTCAAGATTTCTAGTAACGCAGCGAGCTTCAGCACAGTTGCgtctgccggcgccgatggtgaCGCGACATCCCGGTCTGGCTACGGCGGTCATGAACTGCGTCAATCTCGCAGGATCGAGCCCCGGCCAGACGGCCGTAACCTCCGCCATTCCCTCAACGAAAACGATTTACGATCGACTCAGCAGCGCGCCCAGGTCAGTGGTAacgcggccgccctcgagcgaaCCAACGCCATGGCGCGGCGGGAACTCGCCAgagccgaggccgcccaggtCCGCGCCGATCGTCACGCTACGAAccgcgagcgcgcggccgcggctgcagctgctgcagatgctaccaccgctgccgctgctgccgcggccgcgacgtctGTGTCGATGACAAACGGCCGCGTCCTGTTCCACGAGTCGGACGATGTGCAGCGACTCAACGACGTCTGGGAGCGCCAGGAGACGCTGCGTGTTAAGGCCGGCGCAGAGGAGGCCAAGTTCTACGACGGTGTCAAGTACGAGCGCAAGCCTACCGGCCCATTTGTTGGCAAGCTCGTCTCGCAGGGCACCATTATCAACATTGAAGGCGATGACTATGTCGAGTACCGTGTTCTCCTCAAGCCCTCCTTCTTTTAA
- the ZPR1 gene encoding nucleolar zinc-finger protein (BUSCO:EOG09262Z0M~COG:S~EggNog:ENOG503NWQE) — MSSDQPKEVVDTQNPEQFFESIGSKVEKLAPATDGEPTNQDEERKPVEEIESLCMNCGENGVTRLLLTAIPYFREVVIMSFSCEHCNTQNNEIQAAGTVQPRGTHYELRLTDLADFSRQVVKSDTAVVKFIELDLEIPAGRGQLTNVEGLLTTVMDDLELGQEARKEQMPEVFPKVAEIIAKGRAMLAGESFPFRVYVDDPAGNSFIAPDLKDGVGKWEKREFVRTPEQNAALGLGDSAGAAGLSNPGLTADGDIIPNEVYSFPASCPGCMHPCTTHMKMVDIPHFKQVVLMSTVCDDCGYRSNDVKTGGEIPELGEKITLTVEDSTDLARDILKSETCGLECPELKLQVNPGTLGGRFTTVEGLLTQVRDDLRSQIFQANGAAGQQPSSNTTPGTDGGDSLSADEKAQWDDFFGGLDDAIAGRRPFTVILTDPFASSFVQPNTDDPSADPKIKRERYERTDEEEEELGLKDMKTEGYEEPAAETGAEDAPAQ; from the exons ATGTCTTCCGACCAGCCCAAGGAGGTGGTCGACACCCAGAACCCAGAGCAGTTCTTTGAATCCATCGGGAGCAAGGTAGAAAAGCTTGCGCCCGCGACCGATGGCGAGCCGACGAACCAGGACGAAGAGCGCAAACCCGTTGAGGAGATTGAGTCCCTGTGCATGAACTGCGGAGAGAAT GGTGTCACCCGGCTACTCCTCACCGCGATCCCATATTTCCGCGAAGTCGTCATCATGTCCTTCTCCTGCGAACACTGCAACACCCAAAACAACGAGATTCAGGCTGCTGGAACCGTTCAGCCGCGCGGCACGCACTACGAGCTGCGGTTAACCGATCTCGCCGACTTCAGCCGTCAGGTGGTCAAGTCGgacacggccgtcgtcaagtTCATCGAGCTGGACCTCGAGatccccgccggccgcggccagctcACCAACGTCGAGGGCCTTTTGACGACCGTCATGGACGATCTGGAGCTGGGACAGGAGGCGCGCAAGGAGCAGATGCCCGAGGTCTTCCCCAAGGTGGCCGAGATCATCGCCAAGGGCCGCGCCATGCTCGCGGGCGAGTCGTTCCCCTTCCGCGTCtacgtcgacgacccggcggGCAACTCCTTCATCGCACCGGACCTCAAGGACGGGGTGGGCAAGTGGGAGAAGCGCGAATTTGTTCGCACGCCGGAGCAgaacgccgccctcggcctcggcgacagcgccggcgccgcgggcctgtCCAACCCGGGCCtcaccgccgacggcgacatcatcCCCAACGAGGTCTACAGCTTCCCCGCGTCGTGCCCCGGATGCATGCACCCGTGCACGACACACATGAAGATGGTGGACATCCCCCACTTTAAGCAGGTCGTGCTCATGTCCACCGTCTGCGACGACTGCGGCTACCGCTCCAACGAcgtcaagacgggcggcgagatccccgagctcggcgagaAGATCACCCTGACGGTCGAGGACTCGACagacctcgcccgcgacatTCTCAAGAGCGAAACATGCGGCCTCGAGTGCCCCGAGCTCAAGCTCCAGGTCAACCCCGGCACCCTCGGCGGTCGCTTCACcaccgtcgagggcctcctcACGCAGGTGCGCGACGACCTGCGCAGTCAAATCTTCCAGGCCaatggcgccgcgggccaaCAGCCGTCGTCCAACACCACCCCCggcaccgacggcggcgactcccTCAGCGCCGACGAAAAGGCCCAGTGGGACGACTTCTTCGgggggctcgacgacgcaatcgccggccggcggcccttCACCGTCATCCTCACGGACCCGTTCGCCAGCAGCTTCGTGCAGCCCAACACGGACGATCCCAGCGCCGACCCCAAGATCAAGCGGGAGAGGTATGAGcgcaccgacgaggaggaggaggagctgggccTCAAGGACATGAAGACGGAGGGTTACGAGGAGCCCGCGGCCGAGACGGGGGCAGAGGATGCGCCGGCGCAATGA
- a CDS encoding uncharacterized protein (COG:S~EggNog:ENOG503Q4PB) produces MASSGHQQQLARDLDFLNDAAHLLRDTAPDASAHLMRHRADLMLHNNLDQHELQRQHVCSACGHIMVPGLAETTLRLQRPNAHRQEKKKRSTGEARSRAKEPAAVQGPSKELTCGRCHRITRVSLGQRPAAVRGRVAKPSAAKQTEKPPVTAASFKASANASSKKRAKNRKGGLQALLASQQKPTPSLSLADFMKK; encoded by the coding sequence ATGGCATCTTCGgggcaccagcagcagcttgccaGGGACCTCGACTTCCTCAACGATGCAGCGCACTTGTTGCGGGACACTGCGCCCGACGCGTCGGCGCACCTGATGAGGCATCGAGCGGACCTCATGTTGCACAACAACCTGGATCAGCATGAGCTGCAGCGACAGCACGTCTGCTCTGCCTGCGGACACATCATGGTGCCCGGGCTCGCGGAGACGACGCTGAGGCTGCAGCGGCCCAATGCCCATCGccaggagaagaagaagcggtcGACTGGCGAGGCGCGGTCACGAGCAAAAGAGCCTGCGGCCGTACAGGGACCATCCAAGGAATTGACCTGCGGTCGCTGCCATCGCATCACGAGGGTCAGTCTAGggcaacggccagccgccgtgCGTGGGCGAGTCGCAAAACCGTCTGCGGCGAAACAGACTGAGAAGCCCCCGGTTACGGCAGCATCGTTCAAGGCGTCCGCCAATGCCAGCAGCAAGAAGCGAGCCAAGAACCGAAAAGGTGGTCTGCAGGCTCTtctcgccagccagcagaaACCGACGCCGTCTTTGTCGTTGGCCGACTTTATGAAGAAGTGA
- a CDS encoding uncharacterized protein (COG:S~EggNog:ENOG503P2GP~BUSCO:EOG09264X31), whose amino-acid sequence MFALELKAELTGVTNLRPDDSQDNPFWYMFKVQCTSCRETHSNYVGVNRFETNEMSGSRGEANFVWKCKNCKRESSASIKAAPKPYEQSEPAKAQRIIEFDCRGLEFVEFKPEGDWLAEGLESGTKFTGIELVDGEWFDYDEKAGEEVSIKDITWEIRRA is encoded by the exons ATGTTCGCGCTTGAATTGAAAGCGGAGCTCACAGG GGTGACGAACCTGCGGCCCGACGACAGCCAGGACAACCCGTTTTGGTACATGTTCAAGGTGCAATGTACGTCATGCAGGGAGACGCACAGCAACTACGTGGGCGTGAACCGTTTT GAGACGAACGAGATGAGCGGCAgtcgcggcgaggccaactTTGTGTGGAAGTGCAAGAATTGCAAG CGAGAGTCGTCAGCCTCCATCAAGGCTGCCCCGAAGCCGTATGAGCAGTCGGAGCCTGCCAAAGCCCAGCGGATCATCGAGTTTGATTGCCGCGGGCTGGAATTCGTGGAGTTTAAGCCAGAG GGGgactggctggccgagggcctcgagtCTGGGACCAAGTTTACAGGCATCGAGTTGGTCGATGGCGAATGGTTCGACTACGACGAAAAGGCCGGAGAGGAGGTCAGCATCAAGGACATCACGTGGGAGATTCGTCGAGCCTAG
- a CDS encoding uncharacterized protein (COG:S~EggNog:ENOG503P23U): MQSLWSRAAAQAHRCGCRTCSTAVGAAGRRTAAAARRRKPTFAEIFTACYSSMFATAAIVDAVRKEDRRRELDRQLEEARQELSDLRDRGAPETPKRQFRPTDLTIEQMDALWRSIKDIYSNRPYMKEIDKPATISASELVSSLQSEYYGCPTDASMRASRRTDYERLEQAIMAEESDNAILSRESRNKLHLFHESSSIEHLVQQLLRRAEIIDKGTSPSPSFDEARELAEKGCPNFTFRSIDPGRAKKNTALLNRRLRSLMDAPQLGVKERIGRVCYNLLVSAHPPDMHTYNTLIVAFDKAGYHAFADALVNSFFHERLLRPTPSTFVAILNHYKATNNHGKFLRALACLTGADSKTGAKIGRRHVEDIENSPILQKWAADTRRRTRTGDWVWEHVPLSSPLVEEVITGLLQFRLFDQAATFFVTCMRFGVVVSTSIVKQILDEFIVALDWRAAVQLIRGFSNASQLWKSLLLTGNETTDSYLVARIYTLLDLCGLQGAGSPWSKDLLANLNLSESKLSRFLETLEESRRELQRQPEGATADQSVQDNTLIGRSARRLLQFESLWKEYVFVRKTTASIESKLLYPELGPELRAAMASHIGSAAVRRSELLAQDLAAALASGSLLGRQRIGAIEECRSFEQPRFEDREARDDIITGTAATATRRARAGGNASKRKMEVAAYRGRQGTDGLAVTPRPKNLLAWPAVSRREVYYSDGRQWAVGA; the protein is encoded by the coding sequence ATGCAGTCTCTGTGGTCGAGGGCCGCAGCCCAGGCTCACCGCTGCGGATGCCGGACCTGCAGCAccgctgtcggcgccgccgggagACGAaccgcggctgctgcccgtcgtcgcaaGCCGACCTTTGCCGAAATCTTTACCGCGTGCTACAGCTCCATGTTTGCAACCGCCGCTATTGTCGATGCAGTGAGGAAGGAAGATCGCAGAAGGGAGCTGGATCGGCAATTGGAAGAGGCACGCCAGGAGCTGTCGGATCTTCGAGACCGAGGAGCTCCCGAAACCCCCAAGCGCCAGTTCCGCCCAACCGACCTCACCATCGAGCAGATGGACGCGCTATGGCGCAGTATCAAGGACATCTACAGCAACCGGCCGTATATGAAGGAGATTGACAAGCCGGCCACGATCAGCGCGTCGGAATTGGTGTCGAGCCTGCAGAGCGAGTACTACGGCTGTCCGACGGACGCTTCTATGCGAGCATCCCGACGAACAGACTACGAGCGCCTGGAGCAAGCAATCATGGCTGAAGAATCCGACAACGCCATTCTGTCGCGCGAATCGCGGAACAAGCTGCATTTGTTTCACGAGTCATCGAGCATCGAGCATcttgtccagcagctccttcGCCGAGCAGAAATCATCGACAAGGGAACGTCGCCGAGTCCGTCGTTTGACGAAGCGCGAGAACTGGCGGAAAAGGGATGCCCCAACTTTACTTTCAGATCAATCGACCCAGGGCGAGCAAAGAAGAACACCGCACTGCTCAATCGACGCCTAAGGTCCTTGATGGACGCTCCGCAGCTTGGGGTGAAGGAGAGGATCGGCCGGGTCTGCTATAACCTCCTAGTCTCAGCGCATCCGCCGGACATGCATACATACAACACCCTCATTGTCGCGTTTGACAAGGCCGGATACCATGCTTTTGCCGACGCACTGGTCAACTCCTTCTTCCATGAGCGGCTCCTACGACCAACGCCATCTACCTTTGTCGCCATCCTAAATCACTACAAAGCCACGAACAACCACGGCAAATTCTTGCGCGCACTCGCGTGCCTCACAGGTGCAGACTCCAAGACCGGTGCCAAGATCGGCAGACGGCACGTCGAGGACATCGAGAACAGCCCTATATTGCAAAAGTGGGCAGCCGACACGAGACGTCGAACTCGCACCGGAGATTGGGTTTGGGAACACGTTCCCTTGAGCAGCCCACTTGTGGAAGAGGTCATCACCGGTCTGCTGCAGTTCAGGCTTTTTGATCAGGCGGCCACCTTCTTCGTTACCTGCATGAGGTTCGGTGTCGTTGTGAGCACGTCCATAGTCAAACAGATACTGGACGAGTTCATTGTTGCCTTGGACTGGAGAGCGGCGGTCCAGCTCATACGCGGCTTTTCGAATGCGAGCCAACTGTGGAAGTCACTTCTGCTAACCGGCAACGAGACTACAGATTCGTACCTGGTCGCGAGGATCTACACCCTGTTGGATCTGTGCGGCCTGCAGGGCGCGGGTTCGCCCTGGTCAAAGGATCTCCTCGCCAACCTGAATCTCTCAGAATCCAAGCTTAGCCGGTTCCTTGAGACTTTGGAAGAGTCGCGACGGGAGTTGCAAAGGCAACCTGAgggcgcgacggccgacCAGTCCGTACAGGATAATACGCTCATTGGccggtcggcgaggcggctgctCCAGTTCGAAAGTCTATGGAAGGAGTACGTCTTTGTGAGGAAGACAACGGCGTCCATCGAGAGCAAGCTCCTCTACCCAGAGCTAGGCCCCGagctccgcgccgccatggcatcgcACATTGGGTCTGCGGCTGTTCGGCGGTCAGAACTACTGGCCCAGgatctggcggcggcgctggccagcGGGAGCCTGTTGGGCCGCCAAAGGATTGGCGCTATTGAAGAGTGTCGGAGTTTTGAACAACCCAGATTTGAGGACCGAGAAGCCCGAGACGATATCATCACTGGCACTGCAGCGACTGCCACGcgccgtgcgcgcgccgGAGGCAATGCGTCAAAGAGGAAGATGGAAGTTGCCGCTTATAGGGGGCGACAGGGTACAGATGGGCTTGCAGTGACGCCCAGACCCAAAAATCTGCTGGCGTGGCCAGCGGTGAGCCGACGCGAGGTGTATTACTCGGACGGGCGCCAGTGGGCGGTTGGGGCCTAG